One window from the genome of Bacillus weihaiensis encodes:
- a CDS encoding aldo/keto reductase, whose translation MNYRQLGNTDLTISELSFGTWAIGGSWGKSDDQEALRGLERAMDAGVNFFDTADVYGDGHSEELLAKATKGKEDKIHIATKFCRKGDIFDPATYSEKTVTEYCEASLKRLQRDTIDLYQIHCAPFDVLKNGQVFEVLDKLQQQGKIRHYGVSVETVEEGLFCLDQSNVKALQVIFNIFRQKAIPELLPQAKEKGVGLLARVPLASGLLTGKFSKQATFEADDHRHFNKDGEAFNVGETFAGVEFAKGVELSQQLHWISEGRGNMARAALRWILDHEEITTVIPGFKTVKQVEDNLQAIEVPSFSEGDLKKVSDFYQTEIHPNIRGVY comes from the coding sequence ATGAACTATCGTCAACTTGGCAATACAGATCTTACCATAAGTGAGTTAAGCTTTGGGACGTGGGCTATTGGAGGCTCCTGGGGGAAATCTGATGACCAGGAAGCATTAAGAGGCTTAGAGCGTGCGATGGATGCTGGGGTTAATTTCTTTGATACAGCAGATGTCTATGGTGATGGCCATAGCGAGGAATTACTAGCGAAAGCTACAAAAGGAAAAGAAGATAAGATTCACATTGCAACAAAGTTTTGCCGTAAAGGGGATATTTTTGACCCAGCAACCTATTCGGAAAAAACAGTGACTGAATACTGTGAAGCAAGTTTAAAACGTCTTCAGCGCGATACGATTGATCTTTATCAAATTCACTGTGCACCATTTGATGTGTTAAAAAATGGACAGGTGTTTGAAGTGCTAGATAAGCTGCAGCAGCAAGGGAAAATTCGCCATTACGGAGTAAGTGTGGAAACGGTAGAAGAGGGTTTATTTTGTTTAGACCAATCAAATGTGAAAGCGCTACAGGTCATTTTTAATATTTTCCGTCAAAAGGCAATACCAGAGCTACTTCCACAAGCAAAGGAGAAGGGTGTAGGTTTATTGGCACGTGTTCCGTTGGCAAGTGGATTATTAACAGGGAAGTTCTCGAAGCAAGCGACATTTGAAGCGGATGATCACCGTCATTTCAATAAAGATGGTGAAGCATTTAATGTGGGAGAAACATTTGCAGGTGTTGAATTTGCTAAAGGTGTTGAGTTAAGTCAACAGTTACATTGGATATCAGAGGGTCGCGGTAATATGGCAAGAGCTGCTCTACGTTGGATTCTCGATCATGAGGAAATAACAACAGTTATTCCAGGATTTAAAACAGTAAAACAAGTAGAGGATAACTTACAAGCTATAGAGGTACCATCCTTTAGTGAAGGCGATCTAAAGAAAGTAAGCGATTTTTATCAAACAGAAATTCATCCGAATATTCGTGGAGTTTATTAA